A stretch of the Xyrauchen texanus isolate HMW12.3.18 chromosome 20, RBS_HiC_50CHRs, whole genome shotgun sequence genome encodes the following:
- the LOC127660284 gene encoding homeobox protein zampogna-like, whose product MANNRTSFSIHNILNRDSEKNIRLDEEYADEQAIGDTEAQDCSSSSVSVGKNEAESAERRISPCVLVLDSLFSDQNSCEEESTGEDTSQLERRHDIDRGMVQSCNFGDNNPKSSKKRSRAAFSHAQVYELERRFNLQRYLSGPERADLAGALKLTETQVKIWFQNRRYKTKRRQMATELTTTPTATLAKRVAVKVLVKNDQRQYNAEDRPSPYVPPVYQSFPYYPYMCFQPWISGNTLSGGLY is encoded by the exons ATGGCGAATAACCGCACCTCATTTTCCATTCATAACATCTTAAACCGTGATTCCGAGAAAAACATTCGTCTTGATGAGGAATACGCTGACGAACAGGCAATAGGGGACACAGAGGCACAGGACTGCTCCAGTTCATCAGTATCGGTCGGTAAGAATGAAGCGGAGAGCGCAGAAAGGCGCATCTCTCCATGTGTGCTTGTGTTAGACTCATTATTCTCTGATCAGAATTCATGCGAGGAAGAATCAACGGGGGAAGACACTTCACAACTAGAAAGACGACATG ATATTGACCGAGGGATGGTTCAGAGCTGTAATTTCGGAGATAACAACCCCAAATCGAGCAAGAAAAGGTCTCGGGCGGCGTTCTCACATGCGCAGGTGTATGAGCTGGAGCGGCGCTTTAACCTGCAGCGGTACCTGTCCGGCCCGGAGCGCGCAGACCTCGCAGGAGCACTCAAACTGACGGAGACACAGGTGAAGATTTGGTTCCAGAACAGGAGATACAAAACCAAACGGCGACAAATGGCGACCGAGCTTACGACAACTCCCACGGCAACCCTGGCGAAGAGAGTGGCGGTGAAAGTACTGGTGAAAAACGACCAGAGGCAATACAACGCCGAGGATCGACCTAGTCCGTACGTTCCTCCCGTATACCAGTCTTTCCCTTACTACCCTTACATGTGCTTCCAGCCATGGATCTCTGGGAACACTTTAAGCGGTGGCTTGTACTGA